CGCGCTCGCCGCCTCTTCGCTGCTGGTATCGAATCCCGCGCAGACCTCCGAGAGGCCGACAAGTCGGTCGTCCTCGGAGCGCTCCGTGGTCGGCGCAAGACCACCGAGACGATTCTGGAGAACGTTGGGCGCAAGGACCCCGACCTCGACGGCGTCTCGGCGGACGCAGAGGCCGAAGCGACCGCGACCAGCAGTAGCAACGACGGCCAGCAGAGCCTCGGTGATTTCCAGTGAAAGTTGTCGAAGGCCACGCCGAAATCGAGGACCTCGATAGCTTCCTCGGGAACATCGAGGCAATCGGCGACGAGTACGACTGCGCGATACAGGCGTTCGACGCGGACCTCGTAGTCGGGCGCGAACACCTCGAAACCGCCGCCCAACACGCCGACCGCGCCTTCGACCGCGGCGAGAACGTCGCCCGCGAGCGCGCCGTCGAAATTCTGCTGTACGCCGCCGGTCGCCGCCAAATCAATCGCGCGCTCCGGATGGGCGTCTCGGAAGGCGAGAATCGACTCGTCGTGGTCGTCCACGGAACTGGTGATGAAGACAACCAAGTGCGCGAGGGGGCGGCCGCAGACGCGGTGCGAGAGCTGGTCACGCCAGCGACGACGCTCGGAATCGACCACGCCGACCGCGAGGCAGTCAGGGAGTTCTTCGACGTTGGTGACGCCGAACTCGCCGCCACCGACGTGACGCTCGCTGACCTCGTCTGCGAGCGAGTCGCGCTGCTCGAAGTCGAAAAGTAGTCGCCCT
The sequence above is a segment of the Halorussus halophilus genome. Coding sequences within it:
- the cgi121 gene encoding KEOPS complex subunit Cgi121 encodes the protein MKVVEGHAEIEDLDSFLGNIEAIGDEYDCAIQAFDADLVVGREHLETAAQHADRAFDRGENVARERAVEILLYAAGRRQINRALRMGVSEGENRLVVVVHGTGDEDNQVREGAAADAVRELVTPATTLGIDHADREAVREFFDVGDAELAATDVTLADLVCERVALLEVEK